From one Triticum urartu cultivar G1812 chromosome 3, Tu2.1, whole genome shotgun sequence genomic stretch:
- the LOC125548456 gene encoding arabinogalactan protein 16-like, producing the protein MASIPRASSLVAMAIVVVLASVASAQGPAPAPTASDGTSVDQGIAYVLMFVALALTYLIHPLDAASAYRLL; encoded by the exons ATGGCGTCAATCCCCAGAGCGTCGTCCCTTGTCGCCATGGCCATCGTCGTCGTGCTCGCCTCCGTGGCCAGCGCCCAGGGCCCCGCCCCGGCACCCACCGCCAGCGATG GAACGAGCGTGGACCAAGGGATCGCGTACGTGCTCATGTTCGTGGCGCTCGCCCTCACCTACCTCATCCACCCGCTGGACGCCGCCTCCGCCTACAGGCTCCTCTGA
- the LOC125544261 gene encoding uncharacterized protein LOC125544261, giving the protein MPRGSSQRCTASGPPASMVSASASEDELALLTGPQLVIHLTKTHRRADFDAVSRILAARDRERATLEANLAAAEAELEAARARLVGVDEVHSNLKAALRELKAQEEKKKALAGAYHRPRDETDEMAFVPGDAAPEAVHRDEGRVKEAKEGEGNDDDDIIDLCSDGEEGDRTAVAGEMEMEGDEDGDDKVPLSQRFKRLRRAEPGELESGKGDGQGQIDSVSTLGNDQQKSSFVKMEEQMTRTGKMACMPEASKVAASVQESVVVKSEKFDDEMPRTVLLPSPGLLSKSPLQKGPSKSDYCKAGTGEKEGSFDAVPATGVSQLLKGDAKMNKTPMVESSDKCGNKVIGAEKCSPLLRPSEERMMSRVGVPFEPCNGNNKYVQVKREAGSLPSTITSEWDSEGHLCSSVCNHVEIAMQALCALYRQRKLAMGDAREESRARTLAEFLLDGDLQGPMRRTVAELENHDATNPLFLIQVTISCSGQLYDIFRKKEDPYFC; this is encoded by the exons ATGCCCCGAGGCAGCTCGCAGCGGTGCACCGCCTCCGGGCCGCCGGCCTCGATGgtctccgcctccgcctccgagGACGAACTCGCCCTCCTCACCGGCCCGCAGCTCGTGATCCACCTCACCAAGACCCACCGCAGAGCCGACTTCGATGCGGTTTCGCGCATCCTCGCCGCGCGGGACCGCGAGAGGGCCACTCTCGAGGCGAATCTGGCGGCTGCGGAGGCCGAACTCGAGGCAGCGAGGGCGCGCTTGGTGGGGGTCGACGAGGTGCACTCCAACCTAAAGGCCGCGCTCAGGGAGCTCAAAGCACAGGAGGAGAAGAAAAAGGCGCTAGCCGGCGCGTACCACCGGCCGCGGGACGAGACCGACGAGATGGCGTTCGTGCCCGGTGACGCCGCCCCAGAAGCGGTGCATCGGGACGAGGGGCGCGTCAAGGAGGCCAAGGAAGGGGAGgggaacgacgacgacgacattATTGACCTGTGCAGCGACGGGGAGGAAGGGGATAGGACGGCGGTGGCCGGCGAGATGGAAATGGAAGGGGACGAAGATGGGGATGACAAAGTGCCGCTGAGCCAGCGCTTCAAGCGACTACGGCGAGCCGAGCCTGGTGAGTTGGAATCGGGGAAGGGAGATGGACAGGGGCAAATCGATTCTGTCAGTACTCTGGGGAATGATCAGCAGAAATCTTCGTTTGTAAAGATGGAGGAGCAGATGACAAGAACCGGGAAGATGGCCTGTATGCCCGAGGCTTCAAAGGTGGCAGCTTCCGTGCAGGAGAGTGTAGTTGTGAAATCAGAAAAGTTTGATGATGAGATGCCCAGGACAGTGCTGCTTCCTTCTCCGGGGCTTCTTAGCAAGAGCCCTCTACAGAAGGGTCCTTCCAAGAGTGACTATTGTAAAGCCGGAACTGGCGAAAAAGAAGGCTCATTTGATGCTGTTCCAGCTACTGGAGTCAGTCAGCTATTGAAGGGGGATGCAAAAATGAACAAGACACCAATGGTTGAATCATCGGACAAATGTGGCAACAAGGTCATTGGTGCTGAAAAATGTTCACCTCTATTAAGACCGAGTGAGGAACGGATGATGTCGAGGGTTGGAGTTCCATTTGAACCTTGCAATGGCAACAACAAGTATGTCCAGGTAAAGAGGGAGGCGGGCTCGTTGCCTTCAACAATTACCAGTGAGTGGGACTCTGAAGGACATCTGTGTAGCTCAGTTTGCAATCATGTGGAGATAGCTATGCAAGCTCTCTGTGCTCTTTATCGCCAAAGGAAGTTAGCAATGGGGGATGCAAGAGAGGAATCCAG GGCACGTACCTTGGCGGAATTTCTTTTGGATGGTGATCTGCAGGGACCAATGAGAAGAACTGTTGCGGAACTAGAGAATCATGATGCGACAAATCCACTTTTTCTTATCCAAGTAACAATCAGTTGCTCTGGGCAGTTGTACGATATTTTCAGGAAGAAAGAAGATCCATACTTCTGTTGA
- the LOC125548457 gene encoding pathogenesis-related genes transcriptional activator PTI6-like, whose product MSRSRTVRIYWDDPDVTDSSSEEEDGCAARRVGRMVRELPPAPAPLVHAAAAAAAASPEQCSAGDDDLPRRVGGCTGARKRLAKGGGSAAQSTKFRGVRRRPWGKFAAEIRDPWRGVRVWLGTFDTAEEAARVYDNAAVQLRGATATTNFSTSTNSEGGQEDLTAAGYESGAESSQAVSSPTSVLRKVPSMSSLAEDRGDSEACQGDAAAGSSLSVPEELGEFVPFEDAPVYSSSSFWDFEPQSGFLYAEPSSAEEASWDASAGGEPWAAPVQENDYFFQDLRDLFPLNQLPAIF is encoded by the coding sequence ATGTCGCGGTCGCGCACGGTGCGAATCTACTGGGACGATCCCGACGTGACGGACTCGTCcagcgaggaggaggacggcTGCGCCGCTCGGAGGGTGGGAAGGATGGTGCGGGAGCTCCCGCCGGCCCCGGCGCCGCTGGTgcacgcggcggcggcggcggctgctgctTCGCCGGAGCAGTGCAGCGCGGGAGACGACGACCTGCCGAGGCGTGTTGGTGGGTGCACCGGTGCGCGGAAGAGGCTGGCCAAGGGCGGCGGCTCCGCTGCGCAGAGCACCAAGTTCCGCGGCGTCAGGCGGCGGCCGTGGGGCAAGTTCGCGGCGGAGATCCGCGACCCGTGGCGCGGCGTGCGCGTCTGGCTCGGCACCTTCGACACCGCCGAGGAGGCCGCGCGCGTGTACGACAACGCGGCCGTTCAGCTCCGCGGCGCCACCGCCACGACCAACTTCTCCACGTCCACCAACTCGGAGGGCGGCCAGGAGGACCTGACGGCGGCCGGGTACGAGTCCGGCGCCGAGTCCTCGCAGGCGGTGTCGTCCCCGACGTCCGTCCTCCGCAAGGTGCCGTCCATgtcgtccttggcggaggacAGGGGCGACTCGGAGGCCTGTCAGGGCGACGCCGCCGCCGGCAGCAGCCTCAGCGTTCCGGAGGAGCTGGGCGAGTTCGTGCCGTTCGAGGACGCGCCGGTCTACTCCAGCAGCAGCTTCTGGGACTTCGAGCCGCAGTCCGGGTTCCTCTACGCCGAGCCGTCGTCGGCCGAGGAGGCCTCGTGGGACGCGTCCGCCGGCGGCGAGCCGTGGGCCGCGCCGGTGCAGGAGAACGACTACTTCTTCCAGGATTTGCGCGACCTGTTCCCGCTCAACCAGCTTCCCGCGATTTTCTAG